Proteins from a genomic interval of Salvelinus alpinus chromosome 7, SLU_Salpinus.1, whole genome shotgun sequence:
- the LOC139580385 gene encoding complement C1q tumor necrosis factor-related protein 1-like: MKVRGGPPPSSLCAWVVLLFLVESGEPYRTPYDQEQDQNRDRDRERTDSRLDTRTDTRLDTWADSRLDSRTDTRTDTRTDTRPDTRPDTWDYHRDARPDTRPDTWDYHRDARPDTRPDTWDYHRDASEVRGKECQRCCDPGEEVPTQSANPQYPQHYPQYQAVPQINITILKGEKGDSGQRGPYGKSGKSGQSGPRGPNGIKGTKGTMGAPGDPCKAQYAAFSVGRKKAIHSNDYYQTLVFDTELVNLYGHFNMFTGKFYCYVPGIYYFSLNVHTWNQKETYVHVMHNEREVVILYAQSSDRSIMQSQGLMLELEQEDQVWVRLFKGERENAIFSDDFDTYITFNGHLIKPKSEG, from the exons ATGAAAGTGCGTGGTGGGCCTCCACCCTCTTCCCTGTGTGCGTGGGTGGTGCTGCTTTTTTTGGTGGAGTCAGGTGAACCCTACCGGACCCCATACGACCAGGAACAAGACCagaacagagacagggacagagagaggacagactccAGGCTAGACACCAGGACAGACACCAGGCTAGACACCTGGGCAGACTCCAGGCTAGACTCCAGGACAGACACCAGGACAGACACCAGGACAGACACCAGGCCAGACACCAGGCCAGACACCTGGGACTACCACAGAGATGCCAGGCCAGACACCAGGCCAGACACCTGGGACTACCACAGAGATGCCAGGCCAGACACCAGGCCAGACACCTGGGACTACCACAGAGATGCCAG TGAGGTGAGGGGTAAAGAGTGTCAGCGGTGCTGTGACCCTGGAGAGGAGGTCCCTACTCAGTCTGCCAACCCCCAGTACCCACAACACTACCCACAGTACCAGGCGGTGCCACAGATCAACATAACCATCCTCAAAG GTGAGAAGGGGGACAGCGGCCAGCGAGGACCCTACGGTAAATCCGGCAAGTCCGGCCAGTCCGGCCCCCGTGGGCCCAACGGCATCAAGGGCACCAAGGGGACCATGGGGGCCCCGGGTGACCCCTGCAAGGCCCAGTACGCTGCCTTCTCCGTGGGCCGCAAGAAGGCCATCCACTCCAACGACTACTACCAGACCTTAGTGTTCGACACTGAGCTCGTCAACCTCTACGGCCACTTCAACATGTTCACCGGCAAGTTCTACTGCTACGTGCCGGGAATCTACTACTTCAGCCTGAACGTGCACACGTGGAACCAGAAGGAGACGTACGTGCACGTGATGCATaacgagagagaggtggtgaTCCTGTATGCCCAGTCCAGTGACCGGAGCATCATGCAGAGCCAGGGCCTGATGCTAGAGCTGGAGCAAGAGGACCAGGTGTGGGTCCGGCTGttcaaaggagagagggagaacgccaTCTTCAGCGATGACTTTGATACCTACATCACCTTCAATGGACACCTTATCAAGCCCAAGAgcgaggggtag